The following coding sequences lie in one Capsicum annuum cultivar UCD-10X-F1 chromosome 5, UCD10Xv1.1, whole genome shotgun sequence genomic window:
- the LOC107872699 gene encoding stellacyanin gives MEKPLLIFVVLILSLIIISSSATNYIVGDSSGWDISTDLDTWLVGKRFKIGDVLVFQYSSSHSVSEVTKANFEGCNTNSVLDSSKTGNTSFPLTTRGDRYYVCGNRLHCLGGMKLHVNVDDENNAAAESPAAAAPDGGGGSFSPSSKSKNPSYVPSFALCNVHVGLDSIVLVLLGYLCLAFSLL, from the exons atGGAAAAACCTCTTCTAATTTTTGTAGTTTTAATTCTAagtttaattataatttcaagTTCAGCTACTAATTACATTGTGGGTGATAGTTCTGGCTGGGATATTAGTACTGATCTTGATACATGGTTAGTAGGAAAGAGATTCAAGATTGGAGATGTACTCG TGTTTCAATATTCATCATCCCATAGTGTATCTGAGGTAACAAAGGCGAATTTCGAGGGGTGCAACACGAACAGCGTGTTAGATTCGAGCAAAACTGGCAACACGTCTTTCCCCTTGACAACGCGAGGGGACAGATACTATGTTTGTGGCAATAGATTGCATTGCCTTGGAGGAATGAAACTTCATGTAAATGTAGACGATGAAAATAATGCTGCAGCAGAATCTCCTGCCGCCGCTGCACCAGACGGAGGAGGGGGCTCGTTTTCGCCTTCTTCAAAGAGCAAAAATCCATCATATGTTCCTAGTTTTGCTTTGTGTAATGTTCATGTTGGATTGGATTCTATAGTACTTGTACTTCTTGGTTACTTGTGTTTAGCATTTTCACTGCTGtaa
- the LOC107871343 gene encoding SAC3 family protein A isoform X1: MMNQGSATMTTLDPSSQENHQAVDPNQHHMSSYYAPPNSTVAPWSAPGADSYARENGVVSHSGYDHDQQAAPPSRNVQDGLNVATCASTPSSGATNVQQDYSSYGTYQSTDPYGYNNTGYAAYYNGYQQQSNQSYPQPSGAYQNTGAPYQPLSSFQNTGSYAGPASYSSTYYNPGDYQTSGGYTSGAYNNQTNTWEGQYATYTSHQYPSYSSDSNAAYGSTTAPAASQYQQQYKQWADYYNQTQNDVPCAPGTENISVSNVSSLSCPVPAGYSASGVQAPVSHVPSGKPASGLPALSAVQSPSVGGNVHDSYWNHWAPSFQNQQPDPVQSYGQKPLDITPHENLATQQSSSLPQGPSTQYQASYQMPYSYQSSLPTVQQTVASADTGSASKPQIPTNPRIISTLPMGLPKLDVQSSTSNAAAKPAYVSVSLPKTIEKVSSHGADNVLKPDTFPKSLCGYVERALARCKDDTQMMASQAVMKEIITKATADGTLHTRDWDTEPLFPMPSADADKERVIFSAPVSSPQKSKRSPSRRYKSRWEPLVEEKPAVQPAPVTPDASKYGSWNRQFSGGKSDNKVNNSSSVKFSLPQRKTPKIDVFRPAKRHCVGDGTDAADNGVASSDSEKEQRQAAYKSASSASADTPEEKKRRENRSKRFERGHGSRTTSTDNRSRNGGAGNVYARRATALVLSRNIEENGNYAVEDIDWDALTVKGTCQEIEKRYLRLTSAPDPATVRPEEVLEKALSMVQTSPKNYLYKCDQLKSIRQDLTVQRIRNELTVKVYETHGRLAIEVGDLPEFNQCQSQLKTLYAEGIKGCDMEFAAYNLLCVLLHSNNNRDLLLALSRIPAEARQNDAVKHALSVRAAVSSGNYVAYFRLYKTAPNLNMCLMDLYADKMRYAAVRCMSRSNRPTVPVTYIAQVLGFTSVLSTTEESEDTDGVEDCVEWLKAHGACLTSDSSGEMQFDAKASVSTLFMPEPEDAVSHGDASLAVNDFLTRNLV, from the exons ATGATGAATCAAGGAAGTGCTACTATGACCACTTTGGATCCCAGTTCACAGGAG AATCATCAGGCTGTCGATCCAAACCAACATCACATGTCTTCATATTACGCCCCTCCAAATTCTACTGTCGCCCCATGGAGTGCTCCTGGTGCAGATAGCTATGCCAGAGAAAATGGAGTTGTCTCACATTCTGGTTATGATCATGACCAACAAGCTGCGCCGCCTTCAAGGAATGTTCAAGATGGACTGAATGTTGCAACTTGTGCTTCAACACCAAGTTCCGGTGCCACAAATGTACAGCAGGATTACAGTAGCTATGGCACCTATCAAAGTACTGATCCTTATGGATACAACAATACAGGATATGCTGCTTACTATAATGGCTATCAACAACAATCTAATCAATCGTATCCTCAGCCATCGGGAGCATATCAAAATACAGGTGCTCCCTATCAGCCCCTTTCCTCATTTCAGAATACAGGGTCTTATGCTGGGCCTGCAAGTTATTCAAGCACTTACTACAATCCTGGTGATTACCAGACATCTGGAGGTTACACAAGTGGTGCTTACAATAACCAGACGAACACGTGGGAAGGACAATATGCAACATACACTTCCCATCAGTATCCAAGCTACAGTTCTGATTCGAATGCCGCATATGGTTCTACCACCGCTCCTGCAGCTTCACAATACCAGCAACAGTACAAGCAATGGGCCGACTATTACAACCAGACACAAAATGATGTCCCCTGTGCTCCTGGAACAGAAAATATTTCCGTTTCTAATGTATCCAGTCTGAGTTGCCCTGTTCCTGCAGGATACTCAGCTTCAGGTGTCCAAGCTCCGGTATCTCATGTTCCATCTGGCAAGCCAGCATCTGGTTTGCCTGCATTGTCTGCAGTGCAG TCTCCTTCTGTAGGTGGAAATGTTCATGACAGTTACTGGAATCATTGGGCTCCCTCTTTCCAAAATCAGCAGCCTGATCCAGTCCAGTCTTATGGTCAAAAGCCTTTAGACATAACTCCTCATGAAAACCTTGCTACACAACAAAGTTCGTCATTGCCCCAAGGACCAAGCACACAATATCAAGCCTCTTATCAGATGCCCTATAGTTATCAGTCATCGTTGCCCACCGTACAGCAAACTGTTGCATCAGCAGACACGGGCAGTGCTAGCAAACCTCAGATTCCCACAAATCCTAGAATAATTTCAACCTTGCCCATGGGATTACCAAAGCTGGATGTACAAAGCTCTACAAGTAATGCAGCCGCAAAACCTGCATATGTCAGTGTTTCCTTACCAAAAACTATTGAAAAAGTATCTTCTCATGGTGCGGATAATGTTCTCAAG CCTGATACTTTTCCAAAATCACTTTGTGGGTACGTTGAAAGGGCTTTGGCTCGTTGCAAGGATGATACTCAAATGATGGCATCCCAAGCTGTCATGAAGGAG ATTATCACAAAGGCAACTGCTGATGGTACACTTCATACGAGAGACTGGGACACCGAGCCTCTTTTCCCCATGCCCAGTGCGGATGCAGATAAGGA AAGAGTAATATTCTCAGCTCCAGTTTCTTCGCctcaaaaaagtaaaagaagtcCAAGTAGGCGATACAAAAGTAGGTGGGAGCCTTTAGTAGAGGAGAAACCAGCTGTACAACCTGCACCAGTCACTCCTGATGCTTCTAAGTATGGGAGTTGGAACAGACAG TTTTCAGGTGGAAAGTCAGATAACAAGGTGAATAATTCAAGTTCTGTGAAATTCTCTTTACCACAGCGGAAAACCCCGAAAATTGATGTCTTTAGGCCAGCTAAGAGGCATTGTGTTGGTGATGGAACGGATGCAGCAGATAATGGTGTAGCATCCAGTGATAGTGAAAAGGAACAACGTCAAGCAGCCTATAAATCTGCTTCATCAGCATCAGCAGATACACCAGAGGAAAAAAAGAGACGTGAAAATCGATCAAAGCGTTTTGAAAGAGGGCATGGAAGTCGCACAACAAGTACTGATAATCGATCCAGAAATGGTGGTGCTGGAAATGTGTATGCAAGGAGAGCCACTGCCTTGGTGCTTAGCAGAAACATTGAGGAAAATGGTAACTATGCTGTTGAAGATATTGATTGGGATGCTCTTACTGTCAAAGGAACCTGCCAGGAAATTGAGAAACGCTACTTACGTCTTACTTCTGCACCTGACCCTGCAACG GTGAGACCAGAAGAAGTATTGGAAAAAGCGTTAAGCATGGTTCAAACTTCTCCAAAAAACTACCTTTACAAATGTGATCAGTTAAAATCGATACGGCAAGATCTTACGGTCCAACGCATACGCAATGAGTTAACAGTCaag GTGTATGAAACACATGGTCGGTTGGCAATAGAAGTTGGGGACTTGCCGGAATTTAATCAG TGTCAGTCACAGCTAAAAACGCTTTATGCAGAAGGAATCAAGGGATGCGATATGGAATTTGCTGCATATAATCTGCTCTGTGTGCTTTTGCACTCTAATAACAACCGAGATCTGCTATTAGCCTTGTCTAG AATACCAGCAGAGGCCAGACAGAATGACGCTGTTAAACATGCTCTATCAGTTCGAGCAGCTGTGTCCTCTGGAAACTATGTTGCCTATTTCAGATTATACAAGACAGCTCCTAATCTTAACATGTGTCTTATGG ATCTATATGCTGATAAAATGCGATATGCGGCTGTTAGATGCATGTCTCGTTCAAATCGGCCTACTGTTCCAGTCACCTACATTGCCCAGGTCTTAGGCTTCACAAGTGTCTTATCGACAACTGAAGAAAGTGAGGACACAGATGGGGTAGAGGATTGTGTGGAATGGTTAAAGGCCCATGGTGCATGCCTCACTTCCGATAGTTCTGGAGAGATGCAGTTTGATGCAAAG GCATCTGTCTCAACTCTCTTCATGCCGGAACCTGAAGACGCGGTGTCACATGGAGATGCCAGTCTCGCTGTTAATGATTTTTTGACCCGAAATCTGGTATAG
- the LOC107871343 gene encoding SAC3 family protein A isoform X2, which translates to MMNQGSATMTTLDPSSQENHQAVDPNQHHMSSYYAPPNSTVAPWSAPGADSYARENGVVSHSGYDHDQQAAPPSRNVQDGLNVATCASTPSSGATNVQQDYSSYGTYQSTDPYGYNNTGYAAYYNGYQQQSNQSYPQPSGAYQNTGAPYQPLSSFQNTGSYAGPASYSSTYYNPGDYQTSGGYTSGAYNNQTNTWEGQYATYTSHQYPSYSSDSNAAYGSTTAPAASQYQQQYKQWADYYNQTQNDVPCAPGTENISVSNVSSLSCPVPAGYSASGVQAPVSHVPSGKPASGLPALSAVQSPSVGGNVHDSYWNHWAPSFQNQQPDPVQSYGQKPLDITPHENLATQQSSSLPQGPSTQYQASYQMPYSYQSSLPTVQQTVASADTGSASKPQIPTNPRIISTLPMGLPKLDVQSSTSNAAAKPAYVSVSLPKTIEKVSSHGADNVLKPDTFPKSLCGYVERALARCKDDTQMMASQAVMKEIITKATADGTLHTRDWDTEPLFPMPSADADKERVIFSAPVSSPQKSKRSPSRRYKSRWEPLVEEKPAVQPAPVTPDASKYGSWNRQRKTPKIDVFRPAKRHCVGDGTDAADNGVASSDSEKEQRQAAYKSASSASADTPEEKKRRENRSKRFERGHGSRTTSTDNRSRNGGAGNVYARRATALVLSRNIEENGNYAVEDIDWDALTVKGTCQEIEKRYLRLTSAPDPATVRPEEVLEKALSMVQTSPKNYLYKCDQLKSIRQDLTVQRIRNELTVKVYETHGRLAIEVGDLPEFNQCQSQLKTLYAEGIKGCDMEFAAYNLLCVLLHSNNNRDLLLALSRIPAEARQNDAVKHALSVRAAVSSGNYVAYFRLYKTAPNLNMCLMDLYADKMRYAAVRCMSRSNRPTVPVTYIAQVLGFTSVLSTTEESEDTDGVEDCVEWLKAHGACLTSDSSGEMQFDAKASVSTLFMPEPEDAVSHGDASLAVNDFLTRNLV; encoded by the exons ATGATGAATCAAGGAAGTGCTACTATGACCACTTTGGATCCCAGTTCACAGGAG AATCATCAGGCTGTCGATCCAAACCAACATCACATGTCTTCATATTACGCCCCTCCAAATTCTACTGTCGCCCCATGGAGTGCTCCTGGTGCAGATAGCTATGCCAGAGAAAATGGAGTTGTCTCACATTCTGGTTATGATCATGACCAACAAGCTGCGCCGCCTTCAAGGAATGTTCAAGATGGACTGAATGTTGCAACTTGTGCTTCAACACCAAGTTCCGGTGCCACAAATGTACAGCAGGATTACAGTAGCTATGGCACCTATCAAAGTACTGATCCTTATGGATACAACAATACAGGATATGCTGCTTACTATAATGGCTATCAACAACAATCTAATCAATCGTATCCTCAGCCATCGGGAGCATATCAAAATACAGGTGCTCCCTATCAGCCCCTTTCCTCATTTCAGAATACAGGGTCTTATGCTGGGCCTGCAAGTTATTCAAGCACTTACTACAATCCTGGTGATTACCAGACATCTGGAGGTTACACAAGTGGTGCTTACAATAACCAGACGAACACGTGGGAAGGACAATATGCAACATACACTTCCCATCAGTATCCAAGCTACAGTTCTGATTCGAATGCCGCATATGGTTCTACCACCGCTCCTGCAGCTTCACAATACCAGCAACAGTACAAGCAATGGGCCGACTATTACAACCAGACACAAAATGATGTCCCCTGTGCTCCTGGAACAGAAAATATTTCCGTTTCTAATGTATCCAGTCTGAGTTGCCCTGTTCCTGCAGGATACTCAGCTTCAGGTGTCCAAGCTCCGGTATCTCATGTTCCATCTGGCAAGCCAGCATCTGGTTTGCCTGCATTGTCTGCAGTGCAG TCTCCTTCTGTAGGTGGAAATGTTCATGACAGTTACTGGAATCATTGGGCTCCCTCTTTCCAAAATCAGCAGCCTGATCCAGTCCAGTCTTATGGTCAAAAGCCTTTAGACATAACTCCTCATGAAAACCTTGCTACACAACAAAGTTCGTCATTGCCCCAAGGACCAAGCACACAATATCAAGCCTCTTATCAGATGCCCTATAGTTATCAGTCATCGTTGCCCACCGTACAGCAAACTGTTGCATCAGCAGACACGGGCAGTGCTAGCAAACCTCAGATTCCCACAAATCCTAGAATAATTTCAACCTTGCCCATGGGATTACCAAAGCTGGATGTACAAAGCTCTACAAGTAATGCAGCCGCAAAACCTGCATATGTCAGTGTTTCCTTACCAAAAACTATTGAAAAAGTATCTTCTCATGGTGCGGATAATGTTCTCAAG CCTGATACTTTTCCAAAATCACTTTGTGGGTACGTTGAAAGGGCTTTGGCTCGTTGCAAGGATGATACTCAAATGATGGCATCCCAAGCTGTCATGAAGGAG ATTATCACAAAGGCAACTGCTGATGGTACACTTCATACGAGAGACTGGGACACCGAGCCTCTTTTCCCCATGCCCAGTGCGGATGCAGATAAGGA AAGAGTAATATTCTCAGCTCCAGTTTCTTCGCctcaaaaaagtaaaagaagtcCAAGTAGGCGATACAAAAGTAGGTGGGAGCCTTTAGTAGAGGAGAAACCAGCTGTACAACCTGCACCAGTCACTCCTGATGCTTCTAAGTATGGGAGTTGGAACAGACAG CGGAAAACCCCGAAAATTGATGTCTTTAGGCCAGCTAAGAGGCATTGTGTTGGTGATGGAACGGATGCAGCAGATAATGGTGTAGCATCCAGTGATAGTGAAAAGGAACAACGTCAAGCAGCCTATAAATCTGCTTCATCAGCATCAGCAGATACACCAGAGGAAAAAAAGAGACGTGAAAATCGATCAAAGCGTTTTGAAAGAGGGCATGGAAGTCGCACAACAAGTACTGATAATCGATCCAGAAATGGTGGTGCTGGAAATGTGTATGCAAGGAGAGCCACTGCCTTGGTGCTTAGCAGAAACATTGAGGAAAATGGTAACTATGCTGTTGAAGATATTGATTGGGATGCTCTTACTGTCAAAGGAACCTGCCAGGAAATTGAGAAACGCTACTTACGTCTTACTTCTGCACCTGACCCTGCAACG GTGAGACCAGAAGAAGTATTGGAAAAAGCGTTAAGCATGGTTCAAACTTCTCCAAAAAACTACCTTTACAAATGTGATCAGTTAAAATCGATACGGCAAGATCTTACGGTCCAACGCATACGCAATGAGTTAACAGTCaag GTGTATGAAACACATGGTCGGTTGGCAATAGAAGTTGGGGACTTGCCGGAATTTAATCAG TGTCAGTCACAGCTAAAAACGCTTTATGCAGAAGGAATCAAGGGATGCGATATGGAATTTGCTGCATATAATCTGCTCTGTGTGCTTTTGCACTCTAATAACAACCGAGATCTGCTATTAGCCTTGTCTAG AATACCAGCAGAGGCCAGACAGAATGACGCTGTTAAACATGCTCTATCAGTTCGAGCAGCTGTGTCCTCTGGAAACTATGTTGCCTATTTCAGATTATACAAGACAGCTCCTAATCTTAACATGTGTCTTATGG ATCTATATGCTGATAAAATGCGATATGCGGCTGTTAGATGCATGTCTCGTTCAAATCGGCCTACTGTTCCAGTCACCTACATTGCCCAGGTCTTAGGCTTCACAAGTGTCTTATCGACAACTGAAGAAAGTGAGGACACAGATGGGGTAGAGGATTGTGTGGAATGGTTAAAGGCCCATGGTGCATGCCTCACTTCCGATAGTTCTGGAGAGATGCAGTTTGATGCAAAG GCATCTGTCTCAACTCTCTTCATGCCGGAACCTGAAGACGCGGTGTCACATGGAGATGCCAGTCTCGCTGTTAATGATTTTTTGACCCGAAATCTGGTATAG
- the LOC107871343 gene encoding SAC3 family protein A isoform X3, which translates to MAPIKVLILMDTTIQDMLLTIMAINNNLINRILSHREHIKIQTSGGYTSGAYNNQTNTWEGQYATYTSHQYPSYSSDSNAAYGSTTAPAASQYQQQYKQWADYYNQTQNDVPCAPGTENISVSNVSSLSCPVPAGYSASGVQAPVSHVPSGKPASGLPALSAVQSPSVGGNVHDSYWNHWAPSFQNQQPDPVQSYGQKPLDITPHENLATQQSSSLPQGPSTQYQASYQMPYSYQSSLPTVQQTVASADTGSASKPQIPTNPRIISTLPMGLPKLDVQSSTSNAAAKPAYVSVSLPKTIEKVSSHGADNVLKPDTFPKSLCGYVERALARCKDDTQMMASQAVMKEIITKATADGTLHTRDWDTEPLFPMPSADADKERVIFSAPVSSPQKSKRSPSRRYKSRWEPLVEEKPAVQPAPVTPDASKYGSWNRQFSGGKSDNKVNNSSSVKFSLPQRKTPKIDVFRPAKRHCVGDGTDAADNGVASSDSEKEQRQAAYKSASSASADTPEEKKRRENRSKRFERGHGSRTTSTDNRSRNGGAGNVYARRATALVLSRNIEENGNYAVEDIDWDALTVKGTCQEIEKRYLRLTSAPDPATVRPEEVLEKALSMVQTSPKNYLYKCDQLKSIRQDLTVQRIRNELTVKVYETHGRLAIEVGDLPEFNQCQSQLKTLYAEGIKGCDMEFAAYNLLCVLLHSNNNRDLLLALSRIPAEARQNDAVKHALSVRAAVSSGNYVAYFRLYKTAPNLNMCLMDLYADKMRYAAVRCMSRSNRPTVPVTYIAQVLGFTSVLSTTEESEDTDGVEDCVEWLKAHGACLTSDSSGEMQFDAKASVSTLFMPEPEDAVSHGDASLAVNDFLTRNLV; encoded by the exons ATGGCACCTATCAAAGTACTGATCCTTATGGATACAACAATACAGGATATGCTGCTTACTATAATGGCTATCAACAACAATCTAATCAATCGTATCCTCAGCCATCGGGAGCATATCAAAATACAG ACATCTGGAGGTTACACAAGTGGTGCTTACAATAACCAGACGAACACGTGGGAAGGACAATATGCAACATACACTTCCCATCAGTATCCAAGCTACAGTTCTGATTCGAATGCCGCATATGGTTCTACCACCGCTCCTGCAGCTTCACAATACCAGCAACAGTACAAGCAATGGGCCGACTATTACAACCAGACACAAAATGATGTCCCCTGTGCTCCTGGAACAGAAAATATTTCCGTTTCTAATGTATCCAGTCTGAGTTGCCCTGTTCCTGCAGGATACTCAGCTTCAGGTGTCCAAGCTCCGGTATCTCATGTTCCATCTGGCAAGCCAGCATCTGGTTTGCCTGCATTGTCTGCAGTGCAG TCTCCTTCTGTAGGTGGAAATGTTCATGACAGTTACTGGAATCATTGGGCTCCCTCTTTCCAAAATCAGCAGCCTGATCCAGTCCAGTCTTATGGTCAAAAGCCTTTAGACATAACTCCTCATGAAAACCTTGCTACACAACAAAGTTCGTCATTGCCCCAAGGACCAAGCACACAATATCAAGCCTCTTATCAGATGCCCTATAGTTATCAGTCATCGTTGCCCACCGTACAGCAAACTGTTGCATCAGCAGACACGGGCAGTGCTAGCAAACCTCAGATTCCCACAAATCCTAGAATAATTTCAACCTTGCCCATGGGATTACCAAAGCTGGATGTACAAAGCTCTACAAGTAATGCAGCCGCAAAACCTGCATATGTCAGTGTTTCCTTACCAAAAACTATTGAAAAAGTATCTTCTCATGGTGCGGATAATGTTCTCAAG CCTGATACTTTTCCAAAATCACTTTGTGGGTACGTTGAAAGGGCTTTGGCTCGTTGCAAGGATGATACTCAAATGATGGCATCCCAAGCTGTCATGAAGGAG ATTATCACAAAGGCAACTGCTGATGGTACACTTCATACGAGAGACTGGGACACCGAGCCTCTTTTCCCCATGCCCAGTGCGGATGCAGATAAGGA AAGAGTAATATTCTCAGCTCCAGTTTCTTCGCctcaaaaaagtaaaagaagtcCAAGTAGGCGATACAAAAGTAGGTGGGAGCCTTTAGTAGAGGAGAAACCAGCTGTACAACCTGCACCAGTCACTCCTGATGCTTCTAAGTATGGGAGTTGGAACAGACAG TTTTCAGGTGGAAAGTCAGATAACAAGGTGAATAATTCAAGTTCTGTGAAATTCTCTTTACCACAGCGGAAAACCCCGAAAATTGATGTCTTTAGGCCAGCTAAGAGGCATTGTGTTGGTGATGGAACGGATGCAGCAGATAATGGTGTAGCATCCAGTGATAGTGAAAAGGAACAACGTCAAGCAGCCTATAAATCTGCTTCATCAGCATCAGCAGATACACCAGAGGAAAAAAAGAGACGTGAAAATCGATCAAAGCGTTTTGAAAGAGGGCATGGAAGTCGCACAACAAGTACTGATAATCGATCCAGAAATGGTGGTGCTGGAAATGTGTATGCAAGGAGAGCCACTGCCTTGGTGCTTAGCAGAAACATTGAGGAAAATGGTAACTATGCTGTTGAAGATATTGATTGGGATGCTCTTACTGTCAAAGGAACCTGCCAGGAAATTGAGAAACGCTACTTACGTCTTACTTCTGCACCTGACCCTGCAACG GTGAGACCAGAAGAAGTATTGGAAAAAGCGTTAAGCATGGTTCAAACTTCTCCAAAAAACTACCTTTACAAATGTGATCAGTTAAAATCGATACGGCAAGATCTTACGGTCCAACGCATACGCAATGAGTTAACAGTCaag GTGTATGAAACACATGGTCGGTTGGCAATAGAAGTTGGGGACTTGCCGGAATTTAATCAG TGTCAGTCACAGCTAAAAACGCTTTATGCAGAAGGAATCAAGGGATGCGATATGGAATTTGCTGCATATAATCTGCTCTGTGTGCTTTTGCACTCTAATAACAACCGAGATCTGCTATTAGCCTTGTCTAG AATACCAGCAGAGGCCAGACAGAATGACGCTGTTAAACATGCTCTATCAGTTCGAGCAGCTGTGTCCTCTGGAAACTATGTTGCCTATTTCAGATTATACAAGACAGCTCCTAATCTTAACATGTGTCTTATGG ATCTATATGCTGATAAAATGCGATATGCGGCTGTTAGATGCATGTCTCGTTCAAATCGGCCTACTGTTCCAGTCACCTACATTGCCCAGGTCTTAGGCTTCACAAGTGTCTTATCGACAACTGAAGAAAGTGAGGACACAGATGGGGTAGAGGATTGTGTGGAATGGTTAAAGGCCCATGGTGCATGCCTCACTTCCGATAGTTCTGGAGAGATGCAGTTTGATGCAAAG GCATCTGTCTCAACTCTCTTCATGCCGGAACCTGAAGACGCGGTGTCACATGGAGATGCCAGTCTCGCTGTTAATGATTTTTTGACCCGAAATCTGGTATAG